A region of the Streptomyces durocortorensis genome:
GGAGGGCAACCCGGAACCGCGTGGGACTCTCACCAGAACCTCGGAGGACTCAACGATGGCACCCGGTATTCCCGCCGCCATGGAACGACCGCACTTCATCGGCATCGGCGGCGCCGGGATGTCGGGCATCGCGAAGATCCTCGCCCAGCGGGGTGCGAAGGTGGCGGGCAGCGACTCCAAGGAGTCCGCCACCGCCGAATCGCTGCGGGCGCTGGGGGCGACCGTGCACATCGGGCACGCGGCGGACCATCTGGCCGACGACGCGTCCTGCGTGGTCGTCTCCAGCGCCATCCGCGCGGACAACCCCGAGCTGCTGCGCGCCAACGAGCTGTCCGTCCCCGTGGTGCACCGCTCGGACGCGCTGGCCTCCCTGATGAACGGCCTGCGCGCCATCGCGGTGGCGGGCACCCACGGCAAGACCACGACGACGTCGATGCTGGCCGTCGCCCTCTCCTCGCTGAGCCTGGCCCCCTCGTACGCCATCGGCGGCGACCTGGAGGGCCCCGGAACCAACGCCACCCACGGAGAGGGGGACATCTTCGTCGCGGAGGCGGACGAGAGCGACCGCAGCTTCCAGAAGTACGACCCCGAGGTCGCGATCGTCCTCAACGTCGAGCTGGACCACCACGCGAACTACGCCTCGATGGACGAGATCTACGACTCCTTCGAGACGTTCGTCGGCAAGGTCGTCCCCGGCGGCACCCTGGTCGTCTCCGCCGACCAGCCCGGCGCGGTCGAGCTGACCCGCCGGGTCCGCGACCTCTCCGACCTCAAGGTCGTCACCTACGGCTCCGCCGAGGACGCCGACGTCCGCGTCCACAAGGTCACCCCGCGCGGCCTGACCAGCGAGGTCACGGTCCTGCTCAACGGGAAGTTCCTCACCTTCACCGTCTCCGTCCCCGGCAGCCACTACGCCCACAACGCGGTCGCCGCCCTCGCCGCAGGCGTCGCCCTCGGCATCCCGGCACACAACCTGGCCTCGGCCCTCGGCACGTACACCGGGGTCAAGCGCCGCCTCCAGCTCAAGGGCGAGGCGGCGGGCGTGCAGGTCATCGACTCCTACGCACACCACCCCACCGAGATGACCGCCGACCTGGAGGCCATGCGCGGCGCGGCCGCCGACTCCCGCATCCTGGTCGTCTTCCAGCCCCACCTGTTCTCCCGTACTCAGGAGCTGGGCACCGAGATGGGCCAG
Encoded here:
- the murC gene encoding UDP-N-acetylmuramate--L-alanine ligase, whose product is MAPGIPAAMERPHFIGIGGAGMSGIAKILAQRGAKVAGSDSKESATAESLRALGATVHIGHAADHLADDASCVVVSSAIRADNPELLRANELSVPVVHRSDALASLMNGLRAIAVAGTHGKTTTTSMLAVALSSLSLAPSYAIGGDLEGPGTNATHGEGDIFVAEADESDRSFQKYDPEVAIVLNVELDHHANYASMDEIYDSFETFVGKVVPGGTLVVSADQPGAVELTRRVRDLSDLKVVTYGSAEDADVRVHKVTPRGLTSEVTVLLNGKFLTFTVSVPGSHYAHNAVAALAAGVALGIPAHNLASALGTYTGVKRRLQLKGEAAGVQVIDSYAHHPTEMTADLEAMRGAAADSRILVVFQPHLFSRTQELGTEMGQALALADASVVLDIYPAREDPIPGITSALIIDAAKAAGAEVTAVHDQADVPAAVAGMAKPGDLVLTMGAGDVTDLGPRILDHLSSDHLSS